The Magnetococcales bacterium DNA segment CGACGATACCTGGTTTCTGGGGGCCCAGCACAACACCTGTGACGAAGGTCTGCTCTGGTTCGACACCGAGGCCATGCCCGCCGCCTTCCGGGAGCCCCTGGCCACCCTCGGCAAGGCCCTGGAGGAGGCGCGCACCCTTTCGGCCCACGAACGTTGTCGCCGTCTGGCCTCCGCGCCGCGTTTCCCCACCCTTGCCGAGGCCTTGTCTCACATGGAGGGTCGCGCCAGCGACCCCAGTCAGGCCCGTCCCGAACTGGGTCACGCCACCAACGCCGTGGCCTTCATCGGACGGCGCGCCGCCACCCGTGGTCTCTTCCTCGACCGGCGCATCTTCCTCATCTCCTACGATCCCTCCACCGATCCCCGGGGAGCCATCGTGGAGACCATCCTGGTCAACGCCGGCCCCGTGGGGGCGGGCATCAGCCTGGAATACTACTTCTCCACCGTCAACAACGACGGCTACGGTTGCGGTACCAAGATCGTCCACAACGTGGTGGGCGGTTTCGGGGTCATGGAGGGCACCTCCTCCGATCTGCGCACCGGGCTGCCCCGTCAGATGATCGAAATTCACGAAGCCATGCGACTGCTGGTGGTGGTGGAACATCGTCCCGAGATCCTCAGCGGCATCTGCGAACGTCAGCCCATCGTCATGGAACTGGTGGCCAAGGGCTGGATCCAACTGGCGGCCATGGATCCCGATTCGGCGGAGTTGCACGTCTATTGCACCGGGACGGGCTGGCAGCCCTGGCAACCCGACGCGGAGCCCGTGCCGCAGGTGGACTGGTCCCCGGACTGGTATCGCGGCCATACGGGACCGCTGCCGCCCGCACTCGTCACCGGCAGGGAAGGGGACGCCAATGGTTGAACGTCTGGTCTGGCTGGTGCCGCTGCTGCCCTGGCTGGCGGCCATGTGGATCGGCCTGGGCTTCCTGTCCGGGAAATTGCGCGGGGAAGCGAGCGAAAAAACCTGCGCCCGCATCGCCTCCTGGGGCATCGGCCTGCCCTTGCTGCTCCTGCTGGTTTTCGATCTGCGGGCTCTTTACGCCGGGGAACCGGGTCAAATCGTGGTGGGCACCTGGATCTCCAGCGGAACGTATCGCGTCTCCGTGAGCTTTCTGCTCGACCGGCTGGGCCTATCCATGGCCACCCTGATGGCGGTGGGCCTCTGGTTGACGGCGCGTTTTTCGGTGAATTATCTGCATCGCGAGCCGGGTTTCCAACGCTTTTTCGCCATTCTGTGCCTCTTCGCCGGGGCCATGCTGCTGCTGACCCTTTCGGGCAACGCCCTGCTGGCCTTCGTGGGTTGGGAGGTGGCGGGGGTCGCCTCCTTCCTGCTCATCGGCTACGCCTACGACCGGGCCACCGCAACCGGCAACGCCACTCGCGCCCTGGTGACCAACCGCTTCGGCGATGCCGGTTTCCTGGTGGGCATCACCCTCTCCTTCCTCTGGATGGGGGGCATCGAGTGGGAGGAGATCTTCGCCAAGGTGGGGCGGGTGGACAGCCTGCATGTCGGACTGGTCGCCGCGGGCTTCATCCTGGCCGCCATGGCCAAATCGGGGCAGATCCCCTTCGCCGCCTGGATCGGGCGCGCCCTGGAGGGGCCCACTCCGTCGAGCGCCGTCTTTTACGGCTCCCTGATGGTCCATGCCGGGGTCTTTCTGCTGCTGCGGCTGGAACCCCTGCTGGTCAAATCCGTGGCCATGATGGGCCTGCTCCTGGTGCTGGGGGGCCTCTCCATGCTCTACGGCCTGCTGGTGGGGCTGGTGCAGAGCGATGTCAAAAGCCTGTTGATGGCCTCCACCCAGGCCCAGGTGGGCTTCATGGTGCTGCTTTGCGGTCTGGGTCTCTTCGATGTGGCCGCCTGGTACCTGGCGGGGCATGCCCTGTGGCGGCTGGTCCATTTTCTTCTGGCCCCTTCCTACATGCACCTGGTCGCGGGTCCGGCCCGGCCCGTCCCCCGCTGGCTGTCCGGTCAGGAGCGCCTTTTCACCGCCGCTCTGCAACGCTTCTGGCTCGACCATCTGGCCGAAACCCTGCTGACCCGGCCCACTCTGGCCCTGGCCCGGGATCTGCTCACCTTCGACGTCCAGGTGGTGGCCCGCATCGTGGGCCGCCCCCTGGGCAAGGAGCTGCTGCATACGGGTCAGGGGGGAGACGGCCTCGATCCCCTGCGGGTTCATGGACTGGCCGGGCGTCTGCTGGAACGTTCGGCCACCATTTGCCACTGGGTGGAAGTCAACCTGATCCTGCCCAGCGGCGGCGATGGCATGATCGCCATGCTGGGCCGGCTGGGGGCGCGGCTGGCCCTGATCGACCGCCTTCTGGAGAGACCCCGTTACCTGATCCTGCTTCTGGTGCTGACCTTTGTGGTGGTTTTGTAGGGTATGATGACTTCCAACGAAATCTACTGGGGTGCGGTCTCCTCCTTCCCCCTGCTGGGAACCATGCAACTGCTGCCCGCCTTGGGGGCCTGTTTCCTGTGGTTCCTGAAACGCCCCCTGCCGGCCCTGCTGCTGGCGCTGGCGGTGGCGGGGGGTGAATTCTACCTGGCCACCCTGCTGCACAACCTGCTCAACACCGCCAATCCCAGCCTGCAACTGGCGGAAAAGGTGGTTCTGCTGGCCCCGCTGGTCTACCACGCCGGGGCCGACGGCTTCACGGTATTGTTCATCCTGTTGACCGCCTTTCTGACCATCATGGTCATGCTCTACGGCTGGGTGCGCGATTTGGAGCGCATGCCCCAATTCCTGGCCATGGTGCTGGCCATGGAGACGGTGGTGATCAGCCAGGTGGCCACGGTGGATCTGCTCTGGTTCTCTTTGATGT contains these protein-coding regions:
- a CDS encoding DUF2309 family protein, translating into LLPAPVGRLLERLRRAIDGTVSTRLALTAPASAPPATPAQPRPGFTDAEQAQRVEGFLRTIGLIRGFAPLVVIMGHGSFSRNNPHLAAYDCGACSGRHGGPNARVFATMANRPEVRALLRQRGLDIPDDTWFLGAQHNTCDEGLLWFDTEAMPAAFREPLATLGKALEEARTLSAHERCRRLASAPRFPTLAEALSHMEGRASDPSQARPELGHATNAVAFIGRRAATRGLFLDRRIFLISYDPSTDPRGAIVETILVNAGPVGAGISLEYYFSTVNNDGYGCGTKIVHNVVGGFGVMEGTSSDLRTGLPRQMIEIHEAMRLLVVVEHRPEILSGICERQPIVMELVAKGWIQLAAMDPDSAELHVYCTGTGWQPWQPDAEPVPQVDWSPDWYRGHTGPLPPALVTGREGDANG